A stretch of Candidatus Vicinibacter affinis DNA encodes these proteins:
- a CDS encoding T9SS type A sorting domain-containing protein, with the protein MKNKPFLKSTFIERLSQLIVLLLGLVFLPGLIAQQKIDGSFSLNGAAPQKYSLYLASGFKPGGNAVLAFHALNTARWDSRSWRDTLIVFAEQNGLLLICPDGGLDGRVNDEEDTTFASALLDSVSLWYPFRKDLLVAMGFSWGGLTTYTYGLSHPEKFKGLIPIGAAINGDAEIKNLAVNALFKNIYIIHGSQDIPQTRYYPALQTFAKSSACLEDTLMAGIGHTIDFPRRNQILSSAYQWVLNNQCNVTGIDHPSNTEKSFDFNLSYFQQKLLVEIMNENGSPLRIYDLNGKLIESMLPNKGSNTYDLNLKSGLYLAQYMGITERFLVP; encoded by the coding sequence ATGAAAAATAAGCCATTTCTGAAATCAACATTCATTGAGCGTCTTTCACAATTAATTGTTTTGCTTTTAGGCCTGGTGTTTTTACCCGGGCTTATTGCCCAACAAAAAATTGATGGCAGTTTTTCATTGAACGGAGCGGCACCTCAGAAGTATTCGCTCTACCTCGCTTCAGGCTTTAAACCGGGCGGAAATGCAGTGTTGGCCTTTCATGCTTTGAATACTGCGAGATGGGATTCCAGATCTTGGCGCGATACGCTAATAGTTTTTGCAGAACAAAATGGATTGTTGCTCATTTGTCCGGACGGTGGGTTGGATGGAAGAGTAAACGATGAAGAGGATACCACCTTTGCCTCCGCATTGCTGGATTCAGTGAGTCTTTGGTATCCTTTCAGAAAAGACTTATTGGTAGCGATGGGATTTTCCTGGGGAGGATTGACGACTTATACTTACGGTCTCAGCCATCCTGAAAAATTCAAAGGGCTTATTCCCATTGGCGCAGCCATCAATGGGGACGCTGAAATTAAAAACCTTGCAGTGAATGCCCTTTTTAAAAACATCTACATCATACATGGTTCCCAGGACATTCCCCAAACAAGATATTATCCGGCCCTCCAGACATTTGCTAAATCGTCAGCTTGTCTGGAAGATACCCTAATGGCGGGCATCGGGCACACCATTGATTTTCCAAGGCGAAATCAAATTCTTTCCTCGGCCTATCAATGGGTTCTGAACAATCAATGCAATGTTACGGGTATCGACCATCCTTCAAATACTGAAAAATCATTTGACTTTAACCTCAGCTACTTTCAACAAAAACTACTGGTTGAAATAATGAACGAAAATGGGAGTCCCCTCAGAATCTATGATCTAAATGGCAAACTCATAGAATCAATGCTGCCAAATAAAGGCTCCAACACTTATGACCTGAATCTCAAAAGTGGATTGTACCTGGCTCAATACATGGGAATAACAGAGAGGTTTTTAGTACCGTGA
- a CDS encoding HNH endonuclease: MWSCRSHKSIRPGDRAFFARVGSTPRGIFASGKVVSEPFLSQHWSGEYKDVPRVLIEFDTLLNPEKEPILTVENLDKGNLSKQTWTPQSSGITIRPEAVDELEEEWFEFLSTQNIRCSPFSETTDTTITFVEGSASQVMQTRYERNIYARKECIRHYGYSCSVCDFNFEKFYGSLGYKFIHVHHLTQVATIKQEYKVDPIQDLRPVCPNCHSMLHKQNPPLTIDELKDIIKSS, from the coding sequence ATGTGGAGTTGCCGGAGTCACAAAAGTATTCGACCTGGCGACAGAGCATTTTTTGCAAGAGTTGGTTCTACACCAAGAGGAATTTTCGCATCTGGGAAAGTTGTTTCTGAACCTTTTCTTTCGCAACATTGGAGCGGTGAATACAAAGACGTTCCAAGAGTATTAATTGAGTTCGACACATTACTAAATCCCGAAAAAGAGCCAATTCTAACAGTCGAGAATCTCGACAAAGGAAATTTATCAAAGCAAACTTGGACACCACAATCTTCAGGAATTACAATTAGACCCGAAGCCGTTGACGAACTTGAAGAAGAATGGTTTGAGTTTTTAAGTACACAGAATATTCGTTGCAGCCCATTTTCAGAAACAACTGACACAACAATTACCTTTGTTGAAGGTTCTGCATCACAAGTTATGCAGACACGATACGAACGAAATATTTATGCAAGAAAGGAATGCATAAGACATTATGGTTATTCTTGTTCAGTTTGTGACTTCAACTTTGAAAAATTTTATGGTAGTTTAGGTTACAAATTTATTCACGTTCATCATTTGACACAAGTAGCGACAATCAAACAAGAATATAAAGTTGATCCAATTCAAGACTTGCGACCTGTTTGTCCAAACTGTCATTCAATGTTGCATAAACAAAATCCACCATTGACAATTGACGAACTAAAAGACATAATAAAAAGTAGTTAA
- a CDS encoding 2-oxo acid dehydrogenase subunit E2 has translation MADIIRMPRLSDTMQTGFIRTWHKKVGDSVKPGDVLAEVETDKATMDLEAFQEGVLLHIAVAEGNVDVDGIIAIIGKAGEDFASLLSGPAKATESAPIVETPAPQASSASAPVATSVSGEPQRIKASPLAKSIAKETGVDLAAVKGTGENGRIVKKDIESSIAAPVKSKPATPAFITYESKGDREVLVSQMRKTIATRLAESKFSAPHFYLKTEIDMDQCVEARNQINKLATTKISFNDFIIKAVAAAVRQNPGVNVSWYGDKMVFHNDIHIGVAVAIEDGLVVPVIRNTDQKSLSAINAEVADKAARAKERKLGLDEMQGNTFTISNLGMFDIEDFTAIINPPDACILAVGSIAKKPAVKGDQIVISHRMKVCLSCDHRAVDGATGAKFLQSLKAFLEQPVNMIL, from the coding sequence ATGGCTGATATCATCAGAATGCCCAGATTAAGTGATACGATGCAAACAGGGTTCATCAGAACCTGGCACAAGAAAGTCGGAGATTCTGTAAAGCCCGGTGATGTATTGGCGGAAGTGGAAACAGATAAAGCCACCATGGATCTTGAAGCTTTTCAGGAAGGGGTTTTATTGCACATTGCTGTTGCAGAAGGGAATGTGGATGTTGATGGAATCATCGCCATTATTGGGAAGGCAGGAGAAGATTTTGCTAGTTTGCTGAGTGGCCCGGCTAAGGCAACTGAATCTGCTCCAATTGTTGAAACCCCTGCACCGCAGGCTTCCAGCGCATCAGCACCCGTGGCAACAAGTGTTTCTGGTGAACCTCAAAGGATAAAAGCATCTCCATTGGCAAAGTCTATAGCCAAGGAGACCGGCGTGGATTTAGCCGCTGTAAAAGGTACCGGAGAAAACGGAAGAATAGTTAAAAAAGATATAGAAAGTTCCATTGCAGCGCCTGTGAAAAGCAAACCGGCTACACCTGCTTTCATTACTTATGAATCAAAGGGCGATCGTGAAGTTTTGGTCAGTCAAATGCGTAAAACCATTGCGACCAGACTGGCTGAAAGTAAATTCTCTGCCCCGCATTTTTATCTTAAGACAGAGATCGACATGGATCAATGTGTAGAGGCTCGGAATCAAATCAATAAACTGGCAACTACTAAGATATCTTTTAATGATTTTATTATCAAAGCCGTTGCAGCAGCGGTCAGACAGAATCCGGGCGTAAACGTCTCGTGGTATGGCGACAAGATGGTCTTCCACAATGACATACACATTGGAGTTGCAGTGGCCATCGAAGACGGGTTGGTCGTTCCTGTAATCAGAAACACCGATCAAAAGAGTCTCAGTGCCATTAATGCAGAAGTTGCAGACAAAGCAGCACGTGCCAAAGAAAGAAAATTGGGACTGGATGAAATGCAGGGCAATACCTTCACTATTTCCAATTTGGGCATGTTTGACATAGAGGATTTCACCGCGATTATCAATCCACCGGATGCCTGCATCCTTGCAGTGGGATCTATAGCCAAGAAACCTGCTGTAAAAGGAGATCAGATTGTAATCTCACACCGAATGAAGGTGTGTTTGTCCTGCGATCACCGTGCGGTAGATGGGGCCACCGGCGCCAAGTTTCTCCAAAGCCTAAAGGCGTTTTTGGAACAACCGGTAAATATGATACTTTAG
- the recR gene encoding recombination protein RecR — MKYTSKLMQDAVEALSTLPGVGKKTALRLAIFLAQQDASKSHRLSSAIQDMVDKMQVCKVCFSYSDSEICEICANPARDQTTFCVIESIRDLMAIEETQQYKGLYHVLGGLISPIEGIGPDKLNILPLLKRVQDKKPKEIIMAIRPSIEGDTTVYYITKQIDTEQTKISLIARGISFGSELEYADEFTLSRSIASRTPYFIKDNSAV; from the coding sequence ATGAAATATACATCCAAGCTTATGCAGGATGCTGTGGAGGCATTAAGCACGCTCCCGGGAGTCGGGAAAAAGACCGCTCTTCGTCTGGCCATCTTTTTGGCACAGCAAGATGCTTCAAAAAGTCACAGATTGTCATCAGCCATCCAGGACATGGTGGATAAAATGCAGGTATGCAAAGTCTGCTTCTCTTATTCTGACAGTGAAATTTGTGAAATTTGTGCCAACCCGGCACGAGATCAGACCACTTTTTGCGTTATTGAATCCATAAGAGATCTCATGGCCATAGAAGAAACACAACAATACAAAGGCTTGTACCATGTCCTCGGTGGATTGATTTCACCTATAGAAGGCATCGGCCCTGATAAATTAAATATCTTGCCCTTGCTTAAGAGAGTACAGGATAAAAAGCCGAAGGAAATAATCATGGCCATTCGCCCCAGCATTGAAGGTGACACCACGGTGTATTACATCACCAAACAAATTGACACGGAACAAACCAAAATCAGCTTGATTGCGAGAGGTATTTCTTTTGGGTCTGAGTTGGAATATGCAGATGAATTTACCCTCAGCAGATCCATTGCCTCCAGGACTCCTTATTTCATTAAAGACAATTCTGCAGTTTGA
- a CDS encoding glycosyltransferase, which yields MKLSVIIVNYNVRHFLEHALSSVMVALQRVSGEVIVVDNSSVDDSCTMVKTLFPTVKLIESPVNLGFSKANNLALAKAQGEYILFLNPDTVVSEDCLFKCCQFMDEHSDAGALGVKMLDGSGKILPESKRGFPTTWVSFCKLTGLNKLFPKSGLFNGYYMGQLDYESDHQIDILSGAFFFTRQSIMNKIGGFDEAFFMYGEDIDLSHRIKLAGYQNYYLANTSIIHYKGESTKKSNLNYYHSFYQAMMIFSKKYFKPGNVFGFLFFIKCGILLKGILSWIRNLIVSLSMPIFDALVMLSGIFLIKKGWSFLYFKNTYYFSSLAFWTNAALFTGMWLISFFLSGVYEKRFKSKDLLLSVIVGFGLNLVVYSLLPETLRSSRMILLFSFAFVLFYAMLSRIILNKLSLNFWSIGSHLKKNMVVVGESAEIDQVEDILKASKVEYSIVNKLNAQQMNPDHGYWNRLLKELKVNELIFCPSVSSSKNIMNIMSGLPEQIEVKMLTESGAGLIGSPSKNNPAELYTLDLQYPLNQKVTRRQKRVFDIFFSLGLLLFGWIFIFLQTNKHRFLLNVWACLRGSKSWVGYSTQIARELKIPIVKPGILTPTAVSQGAETLDLSNQIISYYALYYSVWMDLDVCLKNISKLDS from the coding sequence TTGAAACTGTCCGTCATCATTGTCAATTACAATGTAAGGCATTTTCTGGAACATGCACTGAGTTCAGTCATGGTCGCCTTACAAAGAGTAAGTGGGGAGGTTATTGTCGTAGACAACAGCTCGGTGGACGATTCCTGCACCATGGTAAAAACACTTTTTCCTACAGTGAAATTGATAGAATCTCCTGTTAATCTTGGGTTTTCAAAAGCCAATAATTTGGCATTGGCAAAGGCTCAGGGAGAATATATTCTTTTTTTGAACCCAGATACAGTGGTGTCGGAAGACTGTTTGTTTAAATGTTGCCAATTTATGGATGAACATTCCGACGCCGGCGCACTCGGAGTAAAAATGCTCGATGGCAGCGGCAAAATTCTACCAGAATCCAAAAGAGGATTTCCTACCACCTGGGTTTCATTTTGCAAGCTAACGGGATTGAATAAGTTGTTCCCAAAATCTGGGCTTTTCAATGGGTATTACATGGGTCAGCTGGATTATGAATCCGACCATCAAATTGATATTCTAAGTGGGGCATTTTTTTTTACCCGCCAATCAATTATGAATAAAATTGGCGGATTCGATGAAGCTTTTTTTATGTACGGCGAAGACATAGATCTGTCTCATCGAATCAAGCTTGCAGGTTATCAAAATTATTATCTGGCCAACACTTCCATCATTCATTACAAAGGAGAAAGCACTAAAAAATCTAATCTCAATTATTATCATAGTTTTTATCAGGCCATGATGATATTTTCGAAAAAATATTTCAAACCCGGAAATGTTTTTGGCTTTTTGTTTTTTATCAAATGTGGAATTTTGCTGAAGGGAATATTGTCCTGGATACGCAATTTAATAGTGAGTTTAAGCATGCCGATTTTCGATGCGCTGGTGATGCTGAGCGGTATTTTTTTAATCAAAAAAGGGTGGTCATTCCTTTATTTTAAAAATACTTATTATTTTTCTTCGCTGGCTTTCTGGACCAACGCAGCTCTTTTTACAGGGATGTGGTTGATTTCTTTTTTTCTTTCAGGAGTCTATGAAAAAAGATTTAAGTCCAAGGACCTCCTGCTAAGCGTGATTGTTGGTTTTGGATTGAATTTGGTGGTGTATTCCCTACTACCTGAAACGCTGCGCTCATCCAGAATGATTTTGTTGTTTTCTTTTGCATTTGTATTGTTTTATGCAATGCTCAGTAGAATAATTCTCAACAAACTGTCACTGAATTTCTGGTCTATAGGAAGTCACCTGAAAAAAAATATGGTCGTAGTAGGGGAATCAGCTGAAATTGATCAGGTAGAAGATATTTTAAAAGCATCAAAGGTGGAATATTCAATTGTGAATAAATTGAATGCGCAACAAATGAACCCGGATCATGGCTATTGGAACAGATTGTTGAAAGAATTGAAAGTGAATGAATTGATTTTCTGTCCTTCCGTTTCATCTTCAAAAAATATAATGAACATCATGTCTGGCTTGCCTGAACAAATTGAAGTGAAGATGCTGACAGAAAGTGGTGCCGGTTTGATCGGAAGTCCATCCAAAAACAATCCTGCAGAATTGTATACCCTGGATCTGCAATATCCATTAAATCAAAAAGTAACCCGAAGACAAAAAAGAGTTTTTGATATTTTCTTTTCATTGGGTCTGCTGTTGTTTGGATGGATATTTATTTTTCTTCAAACCAACAAACATCGTTTTTTATTAAATGTCTGGGCCTGTCTGAGAGGTTCAAAATCATGGGTTGGGTATTCCACTCAAATAGCCAGGGAATTAAAGATTCCCATTGTTAAACCGGGAATACTTACTCCTACAGCAGTTTCTCAAGGTGCGGAAACATTGGATCTCTCCAATCAAATTATAAGCTATTATGCACTGTACTATTCAGTTTGGATGGATTTGGATGTCTGTCTGAAAAATATCAGTAAATTAGATTCCTGA
- a CDS encoding amidohydrolase: MKITKDYIKSRAESIGPEIIDIRRDLHRHPELSFQEHRTSEKISQILTGWGVEFSSGWAGTGIVGVITGDLPAHRVIALRADMDALPIVEKSGLEFASVNEGKMHACGHDIHMSCLLGAIHILHNTRSSWGGTVKFIFQPGEEKLPGGASILINEGVLSNPKPDIIIGQHVQPNMEAGTAGICPGNSMASCDEIYITITGKGGHAAMPHLCIDPLLVASHFLIASQSLISKEKAPFAPAVLSFGKMNTLGGATNIIPDQIQLEGTLRCMDENLRNQLWARIEELLKGQCAAFGAEYLLRIEKGYPCLINNASAAEKWAELASDYIGAQNIAHVPPRLTSEDFAYYSHQIPACFYRLGTGPSSNVHTPEFKVDETSIVSGSGLMAWLSIGFLQYA, from the coding sequence ATGAAAATCACAAAAGACTATATAAAATCACGGGCAGAAAGTATCGGCCCGGAAATTATCGACATCAGACGGGATTTACACAGACATCCGGAATTGTCTTTTCAAGAACACAGAACCTCCGAAAAAATTAGTCAGATTCTAACCGGATGGGGAGTAGAGTTCAGCTCTGGTTGGGCCGGCACCGGCATCGTTGGCGTCATCACCGGAGACCTGCCTGCACACCGCGTCATCGCTTTGCGGGCCGACATGGACGCGCTGCCCATTGTTGAAAAAAGCGGTCTTGAATTTGCTTCGGTTAATGAAGGTAAAATGCACGCTTGTGGACATGACATTCACATGAGTTGTTTGCTTGGGGCTATACATATTTTGCACAATACCAGATCCTCCTGGGGAGGAACAGTAAAATTTATTTTCCAGCCGGGCGAAGAGAAATTACCCGGAGGGGCTTCCATCCTGATAAATGAAGGGGTTTTGTCAAATCCTAAACCTGACATCATCATAGGACAACATGTTCAACCCAACATGGAGGCCGGAACCGCTGGTATTTGCCCGGGTAATTCTATGGCCTCCTGCGATGAAATTTACATTACCATTACCGGTAAAGGTGGTCACGCGGCCATGCCACACTTGTGCATCGATCCATTATTGGTAGCCTCACACTTTTTGATCGCCTCGCAATCTCTCATTAGCAAAGAAAAAGCCCCGTTTGCACCGGCGGTCTTGAGTTTTGGCAAGATGAATACCCTTGGTGGAGCAACCAATATTATTCCGGATCAAATCCAACTCGAAGGAACGCTCCGGTGTATGGATGAAAATCTGAGAAATCAGCTATGGGCAAGAATAGAAGAATTGTTAAAAGGGCAATGCGCTGCCTTTGGGGCAGAGTATCTACTTAGAATTGAAAAAGGTTATCCGTGTTTGATTAACAATGCCTCTGCAGCTGAAAAATGGGCAGAGTTAGCATCTGATTACATCGGAGCTCAAAACATAGCTCATGTACCACCCAGACTAACGTCAGAAGATTTTGCCTATTACAGTCACCAGATTCCGGCATGTTTTTACAGGTTGGGGACCGGACCGTCTTCCAATGTACATACGCCTGAATTTAAAGTAGATGAGACCTCCATTGTATCCGGTTCTGGTCTGATGGCCTGGTTAAGTATAGGTTTTTTACAATACGCATAA
- a CDS encoding sigma-54-dependent Fis family transcriptional regulator, which produces MARILIVDDEQSIRRVLRDILELEKYQVDEAVDGLDCLVKLKQSEYDAIILDIKMPKMDGMEALDKIQQLAADTPIVMISGHATIDTAVEAVKRGAYDFISKPPDLNRLLITLRNAIDKSSLISEKKILQKKVSKFKTQEIVGESRSIMKVRDTIELVAPTDARVLITGQNGTGKELVARWIHEKSNRSKGNIVEVNCAAIPSELIESELFGHEKGSFTSAIKQRLGKFELANGGTLFLDEIGDMSLSAQAKVLRALQESKITRVGGDKEISVDVRVIAATNKDLREEIARGKFREDLYHRLAVIIIEVPSLNERVEDIPILTEHFMEHICHEYGMPPKRIEDSAIEELQKYNWTGNIRELRNVVERLIILSKQKISRKEVLDFVIPASQRHNKFKELFEQFDTVQELNDFIRKEFTAYKSEI; this is translated from the coding sequence ATGGCGAGAATATTAATCGTTGATGATGAACAGAGTATCCGAAGGGTGCTTCGCGATATTTTGGAGTTGGAGAAATATCAGGTAGATGAGGCCGTAGACGGTTTGGATTGCCTGGTAAAACTCAAACAAAGTGAATACGATGCCATCATTTTGGACATAAAAATGCCCAAAATGGATGGAATGGAAGCATTGGACAAGATTCAGCAATTGGCTGCAGACACGCCCATTGTGATGATCAGTGGTCACGCTACCATCGATACGGCTGTTGAAGCGGTAAAGAGAGGGGCCTACGACTTTATTTCCAAACCACCTGATCTGAACCGTCTCCTGATCACACTCAGGAATGCAATTGACAAGTCCTCCCTGATAAGTGAAAAAAAGATCCTTCAAAAAAAGGTTTCTAAATTTAAAACACAAGAAATTGTAGGGGAGTCCAGGTCGATCATGAAGGTCAGGGATACCATAGAATTGGTAGCACCTACAGATGCCAGGGTCTTAATTACCGGACAGAACGGAACAGGAAAGGAACTGGTGGCCCGCTGGATACATGAAAAAAGCAATCGCTCCAAAGGAAATATCGTGGAAGTGAATTGCGCAGCGATTCCTTCTGAATTAATTGAATCTGAATTGTTTGGCCACGAAAAAGGTTCATTTACCTCGGCCATTAAACAGCGTTTGGGCAAATTCGAATTGGCCAATGGTGGCACCTTGTTTTTAGATGAAATCGGGGATATGTCATTGTCAGCTCAAGCCAAGGTGTTGAGAGCATTACAAGAAAGCAAGATTACCCGAGTAGGAGGGGATAAGGAGATTTCAGTGGACGTTAGGGTAATTGCAGCAACCAACAAAGATTTGCGTGAAGAAATTGCCAGGGGAAAATTTAGAGAAGACCTTTATCACAGATTGGCTGTCATCATCATTGAAGTACCTTCTTTGAATGAGCGAGTGGAAGATATTCCGATCCTCACAGAACATTTTATGGAGCATATCTGCCATGAATACGGAATGCCACCTAAAAGAATTGAAGATTCTGCCATTGAAGAATTGCAAAAATACAATTGGACCGGAAATATCCGCGAACTGCGAAATGTGGTAGAAAGATTAATCATCTTAAGTAAGCAGAAAATCAGCAGAAAAGAAGTGCTTGATTTTGTGATTCCGGCCAGCCAAAGGCACAACAAATTCAAGGAATTGTTTGAACAGTTTGATACCGTGCAGGAGTTAAATGATTTTATTCGGAAAGAATTTACCGCTTACAAATCTGAGATATAA
- a CDS encoding TIGR00730 family Rossman fold protein yields the protein MKSMKQWSQLKAENSWTMFKVLAELVDGFETMQRLGPCVSIFGSARVVPGHKHYELARSIANRLTEEGFGVITGGGPGIMEAANRGASEKNGISVGLNISLPFEQFTNQYIDKDKNLHHRYFFVRKVMFVKYSQAFIALPGGFGTMDELFEVLTLTQTGKINKVPIILVGTDFWSPMKAWITEVMDKEFGYISSGDINYLPLVDEPEQVVKIINDFYGGDGSTGLRPTFEL from the coding sequence ATGAAATCAATGAAACAATGGAGTCAACTGAAAGCAGAAAACAGTTGGACCATGTTTAAAGTCTTGGCTGAACTGGTAGACGGCTTTGAAACCATGCAAAGATTGGGGCCTTGTGTATCCATCTTTGGTTCAGCAAGAGTGGTGCCGGGACACAAGCATTATGAATTGGCCAGAAGTATCGCCAATCGCCTTACGGAAGAGGGATTTGGGGTGATTACCGGCGGAGGACCGGGCATCATGGAAGCAGCCAATAGAGGTGCCTCAGAAAAAAATGGAATTTCGGTGGGTTTAAATATCTCTTTGCCTTTTGAACAGTTTACCAATCAGTATATTGATAAAGATAAAAATCTTCATCACCGTTATTTCTTTGTTAGGAAGGTCATGTTTGTAAAATATTCTCAGGCCTTCATAGCACTGCCGGGTGGTTTTGGAACCATGGATGAATTATTTGAAGTACTCACATTAACCCAGACCGGTAAAATAAATAAAGTCCCCATCATTCTGGTGGGTACCGATTTTTGGAGCCCTATGAAAGCATGGATCACAGAAGTTATGGACAAAGAGTTTGGCTACATCTCTTCCGGGGACATAAATTATTTGCCACTGGTGGACGAACCGGAACAGGTCGTCAAAATCATCAACGATTTCTATGGAGGTGATGGTTCAACAGGGTTGAGACCTACTTTTGAATTATAG
- a CDS encoding polyprenyl synthetase family protein, with translation MSESTNLKLFQEIVHIYENYSSQVAWSGAPEDLYTPIAYIMHQEGKKLRPAALLMIYNLWKDDLGKALGAAYGLELFHNFTLVHDDIMDDSTIRRGRETVYRKFGTNQAILSGDAMLIEACRLVYQSQLESGIKGNLDLFLKTAMDVCEGQSLDMSFEKMEKVILSEYLNMIRLKTSVLLGCAFQMGAELAHQSQEVCEKLYELGTTLGVGFQIHDDWLDFYGDQQLTGKVKGGDILKKKKSALILTALDSMEEEKRQVLLKEYHEDHPEKIELIESRFSQLGIKEKVNEMYLAYKKRCFEMIENLPLNPLQKSRLNEFVILVLERTN, from the coding sequence ATGAGTGAAAGTACAAATTTAAAGCTGTTTCAAGAGATCGTCCACATCTATGAAAACTATTCCAGCCAGGTAGCATGGTCAGGTGCTCCAGAAGATCTTTACACACCAATCGCTTACATCATGCACCAGGAAGGCAAGAAGTTGCGCCCTGCTGCACTTTTGATGATTTACAATTTATGGAAGGATGATTTGGGCAAGGCGCTCGGTGCCGCTTACGGACTTGAGTTGTTCCATAATTTTACACTGGTACATGACGACATCATGGATGACTCTACCATACGCAGAGGGAGAGAAACCGTTTATCGCAAGTTTGGTACCAACCAGGCCATACTATCAGGAGATGCGATGTTGATTGAAGCATGTCGTCTTGTGTATCAATCTCAGTTAGAATCAGGTATCAAAGGAAATCTGGATCTTTTTTTAAAAACGGCCATGGATGTTTGTGAAGGTCAAAGTCTTGACATGAGTTTTGAGAAGATGGAGAAAGTGATATTAAGTGAATATCTTAACATGATCCGATTGAAAACTTCCGTTTTACTTGGGTGTGCTTTTCAAATGGGTGCTGAATTGGCACATCAAAGTCAGGAAGTCTGCGAAAAACTATATGAACTGGGTACAACCCTTGGTGTAGGTTTCCAAATTCACGATGATTGGCTTGATTTTTACGGAGATCAGCAACTCACCGGAAAGGTCAAAGGAGGAGACATTCTGAAGAAGAAAAAATCAGCCTTGATACTGACTGCATTGGATTCTATGGAAGAGGAAAAAAGGCAAGTTTTACTAAAAGAATATCATGAAGATCATCCCGAAAAAATTGAATTAATTGAATCCCGGTTTTCTCAACTGGGGATCAAGGAAAAAGTCAATGAAATGTATTTGGCTTATAAAAAAAGGTGTTTCGAAATGATAGAAAACCTTCCATTAAACCCTTTACAAAAATCACGGTTAAATGAATTTGTAATTTTGGTATTGGAGCGAACAAATTGA